Genomic segment of Polycladomyces abyssicola:
CGAATCACGCCCAAATTCAGCCGGACCAATAAGAAAATCATTACAACCGGAACCAGAAATATCCGCGCCAGGGTAATTTTATTTGCCAAATTCACGTCAGCGAACCTCCCCCGCGAGATCTAGGTCGCAAATACGGGTTAATTGAGGAAATAGATTCCTTTGTATGCAGTATCGCCGATCTCCGGGAAATCCAACGTCACATTTGTTCGCGCACGGGAACAATTGCGGATAAACCGAAGTGGGATCACCGGTTCCGACGATTCCGCCATGAAGTGAGCTCCTCCATGATGGTGTCTATTTTAAGAAAAGCGCGATCGGTTGCCTTGTTCTCCCCAGCGTCTCGTTCATCCTTTCGTAAGTATAAACGATCAAATTCGAGCCTGTCAAAAAAGAGCAAAAGGGGAAATCCCCTTTTGCTCCGACAGGTACTCATCGAGCAAGCTGAAATTGGTACGTGTGTTCCGTTTTGACACCTTGCGTGTCAACCGTGTAGCCGTTGACATTGATATCCACATTTTTGGGGATCCATACTTTGAGGGAAATCCAATTGGGATGTTTCAGCACTTTGGTTTCCCCTTCCTGCAACACCATTTGGGACATGACCGGTTTGGTGGGGCCTCCGCCTCGTGCGCGGAATTTGGTTGCTTTTTTCGCCTTGATGGTGACGATCACTTCAGAAGCTTTTTCAATTCGATACACATCCCCATAATAGTTGGACTCCGATGGTTTCACCAGCTGTACCACGGCCTGAGAACCGCCGGTGTCAGGCCGTTTGACGCTGTCGATGGAATGGGTGGTAAATCCCCGGGTTGTTGCTTGGCTCCCGTCTTCGCTCTGAAGATACCAGATCATCGTCGGAATTCCCAACAAGATTACACCCAGAATCACCCACACATACCATTTGGACATCAACGCTTTCGGCTTCCACTTTTCCGGATTCCACACAAACCTCTTTCTTTTTCGTTTTTGTTCAGCATACCGCTGGGTACGGCTGAGCCTCACCCGTTCTTCCTGTCGAGACGAATCTTCCACTTTACCCGTCAACTCCCATTGTTTCTTCATACTGGCACAACAATACGGTCGAATTGACATCGACACTACATGCCGTGTGACTAGATCCCACACGGCGAAAGCACCAGAAACACTCCCTTCGGTTGCGAGTGGGCTTCTCGCTTTAGCGAAGGCTTCGTCCAAACCTTGGTAATCTGTCACCGTCAGTATAACCTACCACCCAAACGCTGTCAAAAAACCAGGTATTTATCGTTATGTCAATTTTTTCACAATATGAACATAGAAACTGGGATCCACTGGCTTTCCGTTCACCAACATCCGGATGTTTTGCGGGAACTGAAATCGCACCCACAATTCGGCGTGAGCTCCCTCGTATTCAAACTCCTCACCGGGATGCAAAGTCACATCCTTAATCGGTGCTCCGTATTTTTGTTCGGTGATGACCACCCGGGATACATCGATCGCTTGGATCATTAAATGAAGCTGTTTTTGGGATTGCAGTTCATACTTGTTCGTATCTTCGTCCTCGTTCACGAATGTCAATTTCGCGCTGGGATCCTCTTTGCTCGGATCCGTTTTTCCGGCATTGGACAATGTTACCTGATTTTTTCCAGCCGCGACTTGTCCGGCTCCCCCGTCTTCCTTGTTGAGGAAGGAATACACGCCACCGGCGGTAATGGAAACCAACAATACACCTGATAATGCCCACAACCAAATCCTCTGTTTTCCTAACAATCCGTTCTTTTTCCTTGTGCGCGTTACTTTGCGTCGTCCACGCCCTCGAACGGAAACCGGGGGGTTGGTACGCGACAATGACATCGATTCCGACGGACTGTCCTCTGTCGGTGAAGCCGGTTCTGTTTCTCCGGGATCAGACAGCAATGCAGGTAAACGTTGAGTGCTATGTACCGACTGTGAATCGTTCTGATAAACTTGGCTGGCAGTTGTGCTAGGTCTATGTACGGAAGTTTGTTCCAGTCTTTCTGTTGCGAAACGGCCCGTTGTCTGGGACGACGGCTTGTGTTCATCTGGGTTGACCGCGGACATCGATTGCGTCGTCCATTCCAGCAATTTTTCCTGTGTCATTTCATTGGTACGGAATTTGCGCAAGATATGTTGGGGTTCCAAACCGACAGCTTCGGCGTATTGACGCAAGTATTTACGTGCGTAGTACGGACTGGGCAATTTGTCGAATTGGCCGTTTTCAATCGCGATTAAGTAACCCTTCAAGATACGGGTTTTTGCCTGAATATCATCCAAAGTCAAACCGAGCGATTCGCGTGTCTCCTTCAATTGGCGACCGATATCTGCCGACACCTTCCTCCACCTCCAAAAAACGAACAAATAACTGTTTGCCGTCATCGGTTGTTCATGGCAAAAGACTCTCGGAAACACCGAGAGCCCCATCGAGATCCCTACTCCTTAATCAATTTTATCTCAATCTTTTTCTCATTGGAATAATCGGTATTGACCGGCTGTCCATAAACCGTGATTTTTACATTGCGCGGTATGTCCACTGTGATCCACAGATCGTTCGCATAGGAGAAAGTCTGCTGATCCCCGCTTTTCAATTGCCACGATTTGATAGGAGTCCCGATCTCCTGATTGCGGATGGTGACTGTGGCATCACCGACGGCAACGATGTTCAGTTGGATCTCCTTGGCATGAACCAGCTCATAATGATCCGGTGCAACCGCACTGGTAACCGTGGGGTTGAGTATCGGTTTCTGCTCCGATGTCGCCCCTTCCGCACTGGCACTTGCGGAAGACTTCTGCTTCACGGGCGCAGATTCGTTGTCCATATACAGGGTGATGCCAAGCGCGATCGCGGCGATCACGAACAATATCGCCCCCGCGATCAAAAACCGGGTATACCACTTGCTGAAAGAAGAACGATGAGACGCAGATTGTTTTTTGGATCTGCGCGACAGCCGGGAACCTGTCGTCTCCTCCTCTTCTGGTGGCACTACTGGCATCGGCTTCTCTTCGTTCGCTCCCGTATCCGGTTCCTCGGACCGGATTCCCAACTCGGCCGGATCAGGCCAGTCAGCTGGAACCTCGATTCGCGGTGCGGAAGCTT
This window contains:
- a CDS encoding helix-turn-helix domain-containing protein — translated: MSADIGRQLKETRESLGLTLDDIQAKTRILKGYLIAIENGQFDKLPSPYYARKYLRQYAEAVGLEPQHILRKFRTNEMTQEKLLEWTTQSMSAVNPDEHKPSSQTTGRFATERLEQTSVHRPSTTASQVYQNDSQSVHSTQRLPALLSDPGETEPASPTEDSPSESMSLSRTNPPVSVRGRGRRKVTRTRKKNGLLGKQRIWLWALSGVLLVSITAGGVYSFLNKEDGGAGQVAAGKNQVTLSNAGKTDPSKEDPSAKLTFVNEDEDTNKYELQSQKQLHLMIQAIDVSRVVITEQKYGAPIKDVTLHPGEEFEYEGAHAELWVRFQFPQNIRMLVNGKPVDPSFYVHIVKKLT
- a CDS encoding helix-turn-helix domain-containing protein, producing the protein MSAEAGRRLKRARESRELTLEDVAIITGIEPQYLQAIESGQLEALPGPYVRSYLRSYALCVGEDPQALIRMYMTGKTTAGNHYTDVRTRTRDARTGSIRRRRTSRTEAAASSEEALLQKDRRGNTGKHRSLSRAEQRGSHRRFGTYSRTRSTSGELESSLPPQKWEEEASVGVRMDGQASAPRIEVPADWPDPAELGIRSEEPDTGANEEKPMPVVPPEEEETTGSRLSRRSKKQSASHRSSFSKWYTRFLIAGAILFVIAAIALGITLYMDNESAPVKQKSSASASAEGATSEQKPILNPTVTSAVAPDHYELVHAKEIQLNIVAVGDATVTIRNQEIGTPIKSWQLKSGDQQTFSYANDLWITVDIPRNVKITVYGQPVNTDYSNEKKIEIKLIKE